In Bradyrhizobium guangxiense, the following are encoded in one genomic region:
- a CDS encoding ABC transporter substrate-binding protein, whose protein sequence is MSKSFSAFGLAVGAVVLTCLPAAAQTKVTNEGISASEIVIGTHQDLSGPIKGWGVPVSNGMKMAVEEINAAGGVNGRKIRLVIEDSGYDPKKAVLASQKLIERDKIFAMVGAMGSPTVLAAQDILLDAGVLQLFPLTAAEFTFKFDPAKPQERLKFNNLLPYVESTRAALKYMMEWKSFKKPCIMHQDDEYGKNVLDGFNQQLTAMKVQPASITSYKRGASDFSAQVAKMKSDGCDLVVLGAVLREPIGAMTEAKKLGWDVTFLGATPTNVMEVPMLGKEAVEGLYAASGFEIPYEDTAKGKVKDWLVNYKKMFGTDANTQAIIGYNAMMTFAFYAQKAGKDLTGQKMLDALESGDKFLDIFNSPPTKFSKTDHLANTITQVQQVKGGRWVLVKDNLMF, encoded by the coding sequence ATGTCGAAATCGTTCAGCGCATTCGGCCTTGCTGTGGGGGCCGTGGTGCTCACCTGCCTGCCGGCCGCAGCACAAACCAAGGTCACCAACGAGGGCATCTCGGCAAGCGAGATCGTCATCGGGACTCACCAGGATCTGTCGGGCCCGATCAAGGGTTGGGGCGTCCCAGTCTCCAACGGCATGAAGATGGCGGTCGAGGAGATCAACGCGGCCGGCGGCGTCAACGGCCGCAAGATCCGCCTGGTAATCGAGGACAGCGGCTATGATCCGAAGAAGGCCGTGCTGGCGTCGCAGAAGCTGATCGAGCGCGACAAGATCTTCGCCATGGTCGGAGCGATGGGATCGCCGACCGTGCTCGCCGCGCAGGACATCTTGCTCGACGCCGGCGTGCTGCAGCTGTTTCCGCTGACGGCGGCCGAGTTCACCTTCAAGTTCGATCCGGCCAAGCCGCAGGAGCGGCTCAAGTTCAACAACCTGCTGCCCTATGTCGAGAGCACGCGGGCGGCGCTGAAATACATGATGGAGTGGAAGAGCTTCAAGAAGCCCTGCATCATGCATCAGGACGACGAGTACGGAAAGAACGTGCTCGACGGCTTCAACCAGCAGCTCACGGCCATGAAGGTGCAGCCGGCCTCGATCACGAGCTATAAGCGAGGCGCCTCCGACTTCAGCGCGCAGGTCGCCAAGATGAAGTCCGACGGCTGCGACCTCGTCGTGCTCGGCGCTGTGCTGCGTGAGCCCATCGGCGCCATGACCGAGGCCAAGAAGCTCGGCTGGGACGTCACCTTCCTCGGCGCCACGCCCACCAATGTGATGGAAGTGCCGATGCTTGGCAAGGAGGCCGTCGAAGGCCTCTACGCCGCGAGCGGCTTCGAGATCCCCTATGAGGACACCGCGAAAGGCAAGGTCAAGGACTGGCTCGTCAACTACAAGAAGATGTTCGGCACCGACGCCAATACGCAGGCGATCATCGGCTACAATGCGATGATGACCTTCGCCTTCTACGCACAGAAGGCCGGCAAGGATCTTACGGGTCAGAAGATGCTGGACGCGCTGGAGTCGGGCGACAAGTTCCTCGACATCTTCAACTCGCCGCCGACGAAGTTCTCTAAGACCGACCACCTCGCCAACACCATCACCCAAGTGCAGCAGGTCAAGGGCGGTCGCTGGGTGCTGGTGAAGGACAATCTGATGTTCTGA
- a CDS encoding AMP-dependent synthetase/ligase, with translation MVRPAVLTVADTIAKSFLRAAETRGDRPAIREKKFGIWQPTSWREWLEISKEVAYALHAVGFRPGDVASIVANAVPEWVYADMGVLCAGGVSSGIYPTDASSQVEYLVNDSGTKVIFAEDEEQLDKILACRARCASLRKIIVFDMEGLSGFSDDMVMSLDEFRALGRNHMVGREALWPEMIDSRSAGDLAILVYTSGTTGPPKGAMHANRSVTHQMRHANDFIPAREHEDRLIFLPLCHVAERVGGYYISVALGSVMNFAESPETVPDNLREVQPTVFLAVPRIWEKFYSAITIALKDATPLQQWVYRRAIEIGYRMVDCRLEGRAPPLSLRMANAIAYRAAFRNIRRMIGLDRCRIAFTGAAPIAPELIRWFLALGIDMHELYGQTENCGVATMMPAERIKLGSVGTAVPWGEVMLSPDGEILIRGDFLFMGYLNQPEKTAETIDSRGWLHTGDVGTIDNEGFVRITDRMKDIIITSGGKNITPSEIENQLKFSPYISDAVVIGDKRPYLTCLIMIDQENVEKFAQDHDIPFTNYASLCRAVEIQDLIGREIEQVNGNFARVETVKKFHLIERQLTPEDEELTPTMKLKRGFVNKRYAAEIEAMYRQRAVA, from the coding sequence ATGGTCCGCCCTGCGGTGCTGACGGTCGCTGATACGATCGCAAAGAGCTTTTTGCGCGCCGCCGAGACGCGGGGCGACCGGCCGGCGATCCGCGAGAAGAAATTCGGCATCTGGCAGCCGACGAGCTGGCGCGAGTGGCTGGAGATCTCCAAGGAAGTTGCCTACGCGCTTCACGCGGTCGGCTTCAGGCCCGGCGACGTCGCCTCCATCGTCGCCAACGCCGTCCCGGAATGGGTTTATGCCGACATGGGCGTCCTGTGCGCCGGCGGCGTCTCCTCGGGCATCTATCCGACCGACGCATCGTCCCAGGTCGAATATCTCGTCAACGATTCTGGAACGAAGGTCATCTTCGCCGAGGACGAGGAGCAGCTCGACAAGATCCTCGCCTGCCGCGCCCGCTGCGCGAGCCTGCGGAAGATCATCGTGTTCGACATGGAGGGCCTCAGCGGCTTCTCCGACGACATGGTGATGTCGCTCGACGAGTTTCGCGCGCTCGGCCGCAATCACATGGTCGGCCGCGAGGCGCTGTGGCCGGAGATGATTGACAGCCGCAGCGCCGGCGATCTCGCCATCCTCGTCTATACGTCCGGCACGACCGGCCCGCCCAAGGGCGCCATGCACGCCAACCGCAGCGTCACCCACCAGATGCGGCACGCCAACGACTTCATCCCGGCGCGGGAGCACGAGGACCGCCTGATCTTCTTGCCGCTCTGCCACGTCGCCGAGCGCGTCGGCGGCTATTACATCTCGGTCGCGCTCGGCTCGGTGATGAACTTCGCCGAGAGCCCGGAGACGGTGCCGGACAATCTGCGCGAGGTGCAGCCGACGGTTTTCCTCGCGGTGCCGCGCATCTGGGAAAAATTCTACTCCGCCATCACCATCGCGCTCAAGGACGCGACGCCGCTGCAGCAATGGGTCTATCGCCGCGCCATCGAGATCGGCTACCGCATGGTCGATTGTCGGCTCGAGGGCAGGGCGCCGCCGCTGTCGTTGCGGATGGCCAATGCCATCGCCTACCGGGCCGCGTTCCGCAACATCCGCCGCATGATTGGGCTCGACCGCTGCCGCATCGCCTTCACCGGCGCGGCGCCGATCGCACCAGAGCTGATCCGCTGGTTTCTCGCGCTCGGCATCGATATGCACGAGCTCTACGGCCAGACCGAAAATTGCGGTGTCGCCACCATGATGCCGGCGGAACGGATCAAGCTCGGCTCGGTCGGCACCGCGGTGCCCTGGGGCGAGGTCATGCTGTCGCCCGACGGCGAGATCCTGATCAGGGGTGATTTCTTGTTCATGGGCTACCTCAACCAGCCGGAGAAGACCGCGGAGACGATCGATTCCCGCGGCTGGCTGCACACCGGCGACGTCGGCACCATCGACAACGAGGGCTTCGTCCGGATCACCGACCGGATGAAAGACATCATCATCACCTCCGGCGGCAAGAACATCACGCCGTCCGAGATCGAGAACCAGCTGAAATTCTCGCCCTATATCTCCGATGCCGTCGTGATCGGCGACAAGCGGCCGTATCTGACCTGCCTCATCATGATCGATCAGGAGAACGTCGAGAAATTCGCCCAGGATCACGACATTCCCTTCACCAATTATGCGAGCCTGTGCCGGGCAGTGGAGATCCAGGACCTGATCGGTCGCGAGATCGAGCAGGTCAATGGCAATTTTGCCCGCGTCGAGACCGTCAAGAAGTTCCACCTGATCGAGCGCCAGCTCACGCCGGAGGACGAGGAGCTGACGCCCACCATGAAGCTGAAGCGCGGCTTCGTGAACAAGCGCTACGCGGCCGAGATCGAAGCCATGTATCGCCAGCGCGCCGTGGCATGA